Proteins encoded together in one Cicer arietinum cultivar CDC Frontier isolate Library 1 chromosome 4, Cicar.CDCFrontier_v2.0, whole genome shotgun sequence window:
- the LOC101508966 gene encoding tRNA N(3)-methylcytidine methyltransferase trm141 isoform X2, protein MNIEEAEGEGEAAEYFCKDFEWEELRSEVESNPSLRHHFEPNPSSSTQSPESDVHAWKLFHTRHSSGKFFKERRYLLKEFPVLLSSPPNSYPNKLLEVGCGNGSTILPILRANKDVIVYACDCSDETLHKATDIINANDVASSFKHRFHTFSCDFSTIGFPTWLACNPCRHRFLDVKEDNGLHLKNSCLSEELDCCVGGVDYVTLIFTLSAVPLERMPRSIKECFTVLKPGGMVLFRDYVTLKPKLLTMTEPNIIRPL, encoded by the exons ATGAATATTGAAGAAGCTGAAGGTGAAGGTGAAGCAGCAGAGTATTTTTGCAAGGACTTTGAGTGGGAAGAACTAAGATCAGAGGTTGAATCAAACCCTTCTCTTCGCCACCATTTTGAACCAAACCCTTCTTCTTCCACGCAATCACCTGAATCCGACGTTCATGCTTGGAAGCTATTTCACACCCGCCACTCCTCCGGTAAATTCTTCAAAGAGAGACGCTATTTGTTAAAGGAATTTCCAGTATTACTTTCCTCTCCCCCAAATTCGTACCCTAATAAACTCTTGGAAGTTGGTTGCGGCAACGGAAGCACTATTCTTCCTATTCTACGGGCCAACAAGGATGTTATTGTTTATGCATGCGATTGTAGTGATGAAACTCTTCACAAGGCTACGGATATTATAAATGCAAACGATGTTGCTTCTTCTTTTAAGCATCGTTTTCATACTTTTTCTTGTGATTTTTCCACTATTGGATTCCCTACTTGGTTGGCATGCAACCCTTGCAGACACAGATTTTTAG ATGTCAAAGAGGATAATGGACTGCATcttaaaaattcatgtttatCAGAAGAACTTGACTGTTGTGTTGGAGGAGTAGATTATGTTACATTG ATATTTACTTTATCAGCAGTACCATTGGAAAGGATGCCAAGGTCCATCAAGGAATGTTTTACTGTGTTAAAGCCAGGAGGCATGGTTTTATTTAGGGACTATG TTACTTTGAAACCTAAATTGCTGACAATGACTGAACCCAATATAATCAGGCCTCTATGA